Genomic segment of Candidatus Planktophila sp.:
TCAATTTCCTACAAAAGTGGCACGGAAGGTCTTAGTAATGATGTTGAGAACAATGTTTCTGTTTTATCACAACGTTTAGAAGAGGTTGCTTATCAAGAGATAGAGCGAGGGGTTTCTTTAATTGGTCCGCACCGCGACGATTTACATTTACAACTCGGAGAGTTTCCAGCAAAAGGGTATGCAAGCCACGGGGAATCATGGTCTATAGCAATATCTTTACGAATTGGCTCATTCAACTTACTTAAAAGCGAGGGCTCAGAACCCATTTTAATTTTAGATGATGTGTTTGCTGAACTTGATACTTCAAGAAGAGTTCAATTAATGTCAGCGACCACAATTGCAGAACAAACTATTATTACTGCTGCAGTTGAGATCGATTTACCATCTGAGTTGTTAACCCATCGATTTTATATAACACCAGGGTTAGTGAAGAAAGGTAAAAGTTAATGAGTAAACGAGACTTAGCTCTTGATTTGTTTAATAGCTTTAAAACAGGGGCGACCCGAAAGAAAAATACTCCTACGCCTACTCGACGCGTTGGAGAACCAGGGGATCCAGAGTTAATTGGTGGAGTTCTAAATAATCTCATCACAGAGCGAGAGTGGGACAGTGGATTAGCTGAAGGAAATTTATTTATTACATGGCCCCAGATTGTTGGCGTTGAAATTAGTCAACACGCAACACCTATCTCTATTTCAGGTGGAGTGCTAACTATTCAAAGCTCATCCACAGCCTGGGCCGTTCAACTATCTCTGGTAGCAAGCGAACTTTTGACCACAATCCAGAGGGATCCAGCAGGTGCCACGGTTGAAAAACTAGTATTTATAGGCCCTCACGGACCCACATGGAAAAAAGGGATTCGAACAATTCGCAACGCTAGAGGCCCAAGAGATACATACGGCTAATAGGCACCCTCACCAAAGCGTTCAACGCTCGGCTATACCCACATAGAGCCCCTTTTTCGGGTATTTCTCCCTCGCTTTTACGTATATGATGAAGCCTTGCAGATGGGATTATCCCCTCCAGACGCCTTTATAAGGTCTTTGGGCTCACAGCGTGAAAAGGAGCGAGATGGTCGAGAACTCCTATAACGCCAGCGCGATTACTGTCCTTGAAGGCCTGGAGGCCGTTCGTAAACGCCCAGGGATGTATATCGGCTCCACCGGCGAGAGGGGGCTCCACCACCTAGTTTATGAGGTTGTAGATAACTCAGTTGATGAGGCTCTAGCTGGCTACTGCTCTGAAATTAATATCGCATTAATGGCAGATGGTGGAGTAGAAGTAATTGATAATGGCCGAGGGATCCCGGTAGATATTCATCCCATTGAAAAGATACCCGCACTCGAAGTTGTACTCACAACGCTGCACGCGGGTGGAAAATTTGGCGATAGTGGATATTCAGTTTCCGGTGGATTGCATGGAGTTGGAATCTCTGTAGTTAACGCACTCAGCACAGATCTCTCTGTGATAGTTCAACGAGATGGAAGTTTCTGGTATCAAGATTACAAACTCGGTATTCCAACTGCGCCAGTGAAAAAAGGAGAGCCTTCAACAGCCTCAGGAACAACCGTACGCTTTTGGCCATCAAAAGAAATTTTTGAAACTACGGATTTTTCTTTCGAAATTTTATCTACACGATTACGGGAAATGGCTTTTCTTAATAAAGGTCTAATTTTAACTTTAACCGATCTACGCGCAGGCCATGTTGACGAAAAAGGTGAACAACTAACAGTTCGCTATCAGTACCATGGCGGAATCTCTGACTTTGTAAAACATTTAAACTCAACCCGCGGAGAAACACACAAATCTATTATCTCTTTTACTGCCGAAGATACTAAAAATAAGATTGAACTAGAAGTGTCCATGCAATGGAATGCAGGTTTTAGTGAATCTGTATACACATTCGCAAACACTATTCACACCCACGAGGGTGGTGCACACGAAGAAGGATTTCGAACATCACTAACATCCGTAGTGAATAAATTTGGCGAAGAACAAGGCTTTATCAGAAAGAAAGAGGATCGCTTAACTGGAGATGATGTCCGAGAAGGTTTAACTGCGATTGTTTCAATTAAATTAGTTGACCCTCAGTTTGAAGGACAGACAAAGACAAAACTAGGAAATACAATTGCCAAAACTTTTACACAAAAAGTTGTAAATGAAGAGTTAACGACGTGGTTTGAACAAAACCCAAGCGAGGGCAAAGAAATTGTTCGGAAGAGTATTGATGCTGCGGCTGCACGTGTTGCGGCGCGAAAAGCCCGCGATTTAAGCCGAAATCGAAAGGGTTTACTTGAAGGCCGTGGGATGCCAGGTAAATTGGCGGACTGCCAATGGACCGATCCAGAAAAATGCGAACTTTATATTGTTGAAGGTGATTCAGCTGGTGGATCAACAAAAGGTGGACGCGATTCGCGTAACCAAGCCGTGCTACCCATCCGAGGAAAAATTCTCAATGTTGAAAAAGCACGTATAGATCGAGTCTTACAAAATAACGAAGTGCAAGCGTTGATAACTGCCCTTGGCACAGGAGTTCACGATGATTTTGATATTGCAAAACTGCGCTACCACAAAATCATTTTAATGGCCGATGCTGATGTGGATGGTCAACACATTCGTACGCTCTTACTAACTTTACTTTTTCGTTTTATGCGCCCATTAATTGAAAACGGTTTTGTGTATTTTGCTCAACCCCCTTTATATAAATTAAAGTGGGGCGGAAAAGAACCTGTTGAATACGCATTTAGCGACCGCGAGCGCGATGGAATGATTCAAATAGGTTTAGAAAATGGAAAACGTCTTCCTAAAGAAGATGGAATCCAACGTTTTAAAGGTTTAGGTGAGATGCCAGCTAAAGAGTTGTGGGATACAACAATGGATCCTGAGCACCGAGTTCTCATTAAAGTGATGCTTGAAGATGCGGCTGCAGCAGATGACTTATTTTCAGTTCTTATGGGAGAAGATGTAGAAAAGCGTCGCGCATTTATTCAACGAAACGCCAAAGATGTTAGATTCTTGGATATCTAATGGATGAATTAAACCCAAAGAATTTACAGTCCTTCGACAAGATTGAGACCGTCGACCTACAAGTAGAGATGGCGCGTTCATATCTTGACTATGCGATGTCAGTCATTGTTGGTCGGGCACTTCCTGATGTGCGAGATGGATTAAAACCTGTTCACCGCCGCGTCTTGTACGCGATGTATGACGCGGGTTACCGCCCGGATAAGGGTTACTACAAATCCTCACGTATCGTCGGTGATGTTATGGGTAATTACCACCCACATGGCGATACGGCTATTTATGACTCAGTTGTCCGCCTCGCTCAGCATTGGTCACTTCGGTATTTATTAATCGATGGCAATGGAAACTTTGGCTCACCCGGCAACGATCCGGCAGCGGCAATGCGCTATACCGAAGCTCGCTTATCTCACATAGCTATGGAGATGATGCGCGATATCGATGAAGATACCGTCAACTTTGTACCTAACTATGATGGCCGATCTCAAGAGCCAACTGTTTTACCGTCACGATTCCCAAACCTCTTAGTTAACGGAAGCGCGGGAATCGCCGTAGGAATGGCTACTAATATCCCCCCACACAACTTACGCGAAATCGGCGAAGCGGTTGTGTACACACTTGAACACCCAGAGTTAAAACCAGAAGAGCTTCTTAGTGAACTTCTTAAAATAGTTAAAGGTCCAGATTTTCCAACAAAAGCACTCATTGTTGGACGTGGTGGAATTGAAGATGCTTATCGCACAGGCCGAGGTTCGATCACAATGCGTGCAGTCGTACAAGTTGAAGAGATTAATAAACGCACATGTTTAGTTATTAGCGAATTACCATATCAAGTTAACCCCGACAACCTTGCGCTTAAAATCGCGGAGTTAGTCAAAGATGGAAAAATTAAAGGTATCGCCGATGTGCGCGACGAAGGCAACGAGCGATTAGGTCAACGCTTAGTTGTTGTTTTGCACAATAGCGCGATTCCTAAAGTGATTCTTAACAACTTATATAAACACACCCAATTACAGGATACTTTCGGCGCTAACATGTTAGCGCTCGTCGATGGTGTTCCACGTACTTTGCGCCTTGATGAATTTATTCGTTATTACATTGAACACCAAGTCGAAGTAATCGTTCGCCGCACTAAGTTCCGTTTAGCTGAAAAGGAGCGCCGAGCACACATCTTGCAGGGTTATCTAAAAGCCCTCGACGCCCTCGACGCCGTAATCGCATTAATCCGTGCCTCTACAACTCCTGAAGAGGCGCGAACAGGTTTAATGAAGTTACTGGATGTTGATGAGATTCAAGCTAATGCAATTTTGGATATGCAACTTCGCCGTATTGCTGCTCTAGAGCGACAAAAAATTAATGATGAATATGACTCTTTAATGTCCGACATCGTTGAATTAAATGCAATCTTGGCTAGCACGGATAAACAACGTGGAATAGTCAAAAATGAGCTTATAGAGCTCGTTACTAAATATGGAGATGAGCGCCGCACGCAGATTGTAGCCAGCGAAGGTGACTTTAGCGCTGAAGATTTGATTCCAAATCAAGATGTGGTCGTAACGATTACTCGCGGTGGTTATTCCAAGCGCACAATGGCAGATCTCTATCGATCTCAACGACGTGGAGGCCGCGGCGTAAAAGGGGCCGCATTAAAAGAAGATGATGTTGTAGATCATTTCTTTGTTGCATCAACTCATGATTGGTTGTTGTTTTTTACTAACCAAGGCCGTGTCTACCGTGCAAAAGTTCATGAACTCCCAGATGCAGGACGCGATGCACGGGGCCAACACGTAGCGAATTTAATGGCCTTCAAATCCGAAGAAAGAATTGCACAGGTATTAGCGCTCAAAGATTACACAATCTCACCATTCTTAGTGCTAGCAACGAAAGGTGGACTTATTAAGAAAACTCCACTTGCTGAATTTGACTCTCCTCGCACTGGAGGCTTAATAGCAATCTCATTAAAACCACATGACGAAGTTGTTAGCGCATCACTTATTAATAAAGAAGATGAACTTCTATTAGTATCAACAAAGGGAATGTCACTTCGATTTACCGCAGACGATGGATCATTGCGCCCAATGGGTAGATCAACTAGTGGTGTTATCGGTATGAAGTTTCGAAGCGGAGACTCATTGTTAACTATGGCTCGAATTGATAGTGATTTAGCAGCACACTCATTTGTCTTTACTGCAACTGATGGCGGTTTCGGTAAAAAAACTCCAATTGATGAGTATCGACTACAAGGACGAGGCGGGATTGGTATTAAAGCTGCCAAAATAGATGAAAACTCACGTGGATTATTAGTGAGCGCTCTTGTATTACGTGATGAGGATGAGGTTTTAGCCATCACATCGGCGGGAACAGTAATGCGAACACCAGCTGCACAGGTTCGTCAAACCGGCCGAGATTCAATGGGTGTCCGTTTAGTCAATCTAGATGAAGGCGTTACCTTGGTATCAGTGACTAAAAATAGTGAAGATGAGATTTCCCCAAAAACTTAGTATGGTTCACACCTGAAGTTGTAGGGCCTAACTCTCCATTTTGGGAGTTAGCGAAGTTCAAGGTAACCTTGCGCTTCTGCATTAAAGAGAGATCTTTTATGCGGGCCTATAGCTCAGCCTGGTTAGAGCGCTTCCCTGATAAGGAAGAGGTCGATGGTTCGAGTCCATCTAGGCCCACCCGTTCTAATACGGGGACCTAGCTCAATTGGTAGAGCACCGCCTTTGCAAGGCGGGGGTTAGGGGTTCGATTCCCCTGGTCTCCACATGACAAATAGCGCAACCCTTCATACATCTCTCGGCGACATAGTCGTTGAGCTATTCCCAAACCACGCACCTAAGACCGTTGCCAACTTTGTTGAGTTAGCTACCGGCGCTAAGGAGTGGACAGATCCAAGAACCGGCTCAACAACAAAGGCTAATTTGTATGACGGAACAATTTTTCACCGCGTCATTGACGGCTTCATGATTCAAGGTGGAGATCCACTTGGAAAAGGAACTGGCGGTCCTGGTTACCGCTTCGCAGATGAATTCCACGGAGAGTTAGTCTTTGATCGCCCATACATCCTAGCAATGGCCAACTCAGGACCGGGAACCAATGGTTCACAGTTCTTCATTACCACCGCACCAACAACATGGTTAAACCGGAAGCATTCAATCTTCGGTGAGGTTAAAGATTCGGCTAGCCAGGCAGTAGTAGATGCAATCGGCAAAACTAAGACTGGTGCGCAAGATAAGCCAGTAACCGACATCACGATCAACAGCATCACCATTGCTTAAACGTTCTGCAACATATTCTTTAATCGCAATTATCAGCGGTGCATTTCTGCTGCAGATGATTGTTCCAGAAATCGAAGTACATTTAGTTTTACCGAACATCGACTATTTAAAAGCAACCAATGAGTGGTACAGATTGATTACTGTGGCACTAACACATGCAGGTTTACTGCACCTAGGTTTTAATATGTATGCGTTAATGGTTTTAGGAAATCCAATTGAAGATGCATTTGGAAAAAATAAACTGTTGATTATTTTCTTCTTCTCGCTTTTAACAGGGTCACTAACATCGGCTTATTTTGCATCAGCAACTAGTTATTCTGTCGGTGCATCAGGAGCGATTTTTGGTTTATTTGGAGCTATGGTCATCGTTGGAAATAGAATCGGTGCGGAGGTTCGATCTATATATGTGATCATCGGACTCAATTTTGTAATTGGCTTTGCCCTAGGAGGAGTAGATTGGAAAGCCCATCTCGGAGGATTAATCGGCGGCTTAATTAGCGCCAAGTTTGTGTTACATAAGCGCTAAGAGTTATCCACAGCGATTATCCACAGTGTGGAGAGAGTTACACCCTTGTAATTTAGAGGGTTATCTCTACCTCCACCTAGTTGCTAGAGTGAAGCCAACACCAATGAAACTGAAGCCAACAATCATGTTCCAGGCGCCAATTCCTGGGATTGGATAACGAGTTTGAGTAACATAAAAAATGACTATCCAAAAAAGGCCAATTAAAAAGCCAGCCACCATGGTCGGAGCGAGCCACTTTGGGCTCTCAAGCGGGGCATGTGGAGCGTCAACGACGATCTGAGCCTCATGGGAGTGCTTTTCAATAACTTTCTTACGGAGCTTTGATTTAGGCATACACGAAAGATACACCATGGGTAAGAATGCTCCTATGGCAACAAAAATCCTCGTTATCGATAATTACGATTCCTTTGTTTTTAACCTGGTCCAATATCTGGGTCAATTAGGCGCAGAGTGCATAGTTGTTCGAAATGATGAGGTACAGGCAGATGCCGCTAAAGATTTTGATGGAGTACTTATCTCTCCTGGGCCAGGGATTCCAGAGAAAGCTGGAGTAAGTATCGCAATGATTAAATTCTGCGCAGAAAAAAAGATTCCTTTATTTGGGGTTTGCCTTGGGCATCAAGCAATCGGTGTTGCCTTTGGTGCAACTGTTTCTCGAGCACCAGAGTTGCTCCATGGAAAAACTTCACTCGTGTACCACAAATTCCAAGGAGTTCTAGCAGGTCTACCTACCCCATTTACGGCAACACGCTATCACTCATTGTGCATTGAGCCAGCTACGGTCGGCGAGGATCTTGAAATAACAAGTCAGACCGATTCTGGGATTGTAATGTCGATGCGCCACCGCACTTTACCAATCGAAGGAGTGCAGTTTCATCCTGAATCGGTTTTGACAGAGCATGGACATGCAATGCTAGCTAACTGGTTACATGAGTGTGGAGACATGCAAGCGCGTGAAAAAGCGGTTGGTCTATCGGCGATTGTGGGCGTTAAAGTTTAAGGTGCAGTATTAATTGTAATTGTCACAGTTTTACCAATTGTTTGAGTCGTACCTGCATCGGGTGCTTGTCTAATAACTACATCCAGAGGTTGATTAGGATCGTAGGCTTGAATCTCATTCACTAAAAAACCAACTTGAGCAAGAAGTGTTTTCGCTTGGATCGCATCGACTCCGATAAGTTCGGGAACTTCAATCTCACCATTTGCGATTCGTAGAATTACGCCACTTCCAGCGGTTATTGTTGAACCACCTTCAGGGGTAACTTTCAAGACAGTTCCTTGTGGTTCAGTTGAAGGTACGGCCTCGGTTCGCGCAATTAATAAGCCAACTGCAGATAATGCAGCTCGGGCATCTGCTAAAGACATTCCAACTAAATCCCCCGGAACTATTGAATCTCCAGGACCATCTGAGAGTGTGAGCACAACACCGGAGCCTTTTTGAGCACGCACTGTGGCAAGTGGAATCTGACTAGCAACGCGATCTTTAGGAATTTGAGCATCTCGTGCTCGTGTAACTGTGACCACGTAATCTAATAACAAAGCTTTAGCTTCGGCCTCAGTAAGTCCGACAACATTTGGAATCTGAGGGAAAGTTGTTGCATCTTCCGAGGGTTTAGTCAGTATCAACCCGGTAGCGATTAAAGAAATCGCGAGAATTGATGAGACTGCAGTTATTAATACTTTACGTCTGGAAATCTTTGCCCGAGGTGCTTTAGTAGTTAAAGCCTGCCCCGCCGAGATCTTAAAGAGATCATCGAGCATGAGACCTGCAGATTGATATCGATCCTCAACCTTTTTAGCAAGCGCAACGGCCAAAATTACATCCACATCCGGTGGCAAATCAGGTTGAAGCACGCTTGGGGCAACTAACTTTCCTGAGACATGTTGATATGCAATCGAAACCGGAGTATCACCCGTAAAGGGAGGTTTTCCAGTGAGAACTTCATAGAGCAAGCAACCAGTTGAGTAAATATCACTGCGAAGATCTGCAACTTCACCCAAAGCTTGCTCAGGGGATAAGTATTGGGCGGTCCCAACAATGTTCCATGTATTTGTTAACGTCGCACCTAAATCTGCAAGCGCACGCGCTATTCCAAAATCCATGACTTTTACATCACCTTGATCAGTAATCATAACATTTGCAGGTTTGATATCACGATGGACAATACCTCGCTCATGCGAATATTCGAGAGCGGCTAAAATTCCTTCACCAATTGTAAGAGCTCGTTTAAGCGGAATACGCTCGCCTTTATGTATGAGTTCGCGAAGAGTCTGACCAGAGACAAGTTCCATAACAATATACGGCGCGGGTTCTTCGCCCGAATCATAAACAGCCACAATGCCTGGGTGGTTTAAACCAGCGGCAGCAAAGGCCTCTTTTCTAAAACGAGCAACAAAGGATGGATCGCGGGCTAAATCACTCCGCAAAACTTTGATAGCAACAGCGCGTGCAAGCCTTATATCTGTTGCGGCATAAACATCGGCCATTCCACCGGTGCCAATCATCTCACCGAGCTTGTAACGTCCACCCAGAAGTGCTGTGCTCACAGCGCGGCCCCCAAAAACTCATTTGTAGTAACTTCTTCACGAGTGATATCCGCAATAAGAGCTGTGATGTTATCTGGTGCACCTTGAATATATGTTGCATCAATCAGCGCTTTAATTGCGATTTTTTTATCACGTTTCTTTAATAGAAGCTTTATCTCTTTCTCATTCAAAACACTCGATAAACCATCGCTACATAAAAGATAACGATCACCTTCTTTAGCATCAAATAGTTGCAAAACAGGAACAATGTTTCCTTCACCCATGAGCGCTTGGGTTAATACAGAACGTTGAGGATGTTCAAGAGCCTCGGTAATGGTGATAGCTCCTTGAGAAAGTAATTCTTGAATAACGGTATGGTCATTACTTAACTGCTCAATCGTGTTTCCGCGTAATCGATAACACCGTGAATCACCAACATGCAATAGTGCAATTGAATCATTATGAATCACGAGCGCAGTTAAAGTAGTTCCCATTCCTCGTAGTTCGACTGCCTCACGGGAATAATCGCCAATTTCAGTGTCGATTGTGTGCAACGAGTTGATTAATAAGTCGTGCGCCGAATCAGAATCAATAGTTACATCCGTGAGCATCGGAGCCATTGATTCAAGAGTTCTAATTGCGATTTTGGAAGCCACCTCTCCACCGGCATGGCCTCCCATTCCATCAGCAACGGCAATTAAACGGCCAGAGACAAAAGCCGAATCCTCATTTCCGTTTCGTACCAATCCCAGGGCTGAGCGCGCATCGCTATCGAAGTAAAAGCCACCCATAAGAGGTAAGCCTAACCCCTGTTAATCTTTAATCATGAAGATTTACGCCCACCGAGGGGCATCGATTGATTTTCCTGAGATGACAATGAGGGCGTATCAAGGCGCTCTTGATGATGGGGCCGATGGCTTTGAATGTGATGTTCGAGTGACACAAGATAACCAACTCGTTCTCTGGCATGACGCCGATATGAAGCGGGTGGCTAGTTATAGCGGGCGAATTGCCGAGATGGATTTTTTGGAGATAAAACGCCACTACCCAGAGGCAATTCTATTAGATGAGTTACTTGAACTAGCTAGAGACAATAAAAAAGAGTTAGCAATTGAAACAAAACACCCCGTACCAACTGGAAGTGCAGTCGAGAAGAAAGTGATGCAACTCATCGCTCAAGAAGTGCAGCTACATGAGATAACAATTATGTCTTTCTCCTGGCTTGCCATAGAAAATATTAGAAAGATCAATCCACTACAACCAACAGTTGCCTTATTGGAAGATCGTTTTAACGCTCTCATGCGTAGATATACCTCGGCGCATTTCTTAGGACCAAGCGTGGAATATCTACGACTAAGGCCCGAGTTAACCCACGAGCATCGAAAACTCTTTGTTTGGACTGTAGATGACGCTGATGACATGCGTTTTTGTTCAGATAATGGAGTAGAAGTTCTGATTACAAACAATCCGTCATATGCACGTAGGGTGCTCGGGTATCATTAGCAAGTGAGTACATATGCATATCTTGGCCCAAAGGGAACTTTCACCGAAGCGGCACTTAAAAAGATTACCTCTTCTAACGACTCGCTCATTCCTTATGCAAATGTCACAGCAGCGCTAGATGCCGTCCGAGTTGGTAAGGCTCATTTTGCTCTGGTACCCATTGAAAACTCCGTTGAGGGTGTGGTCGCTAGGACTCTTGACGAACTTGCTACAGGCACCCCACTAACAATTGTTGGTGAAGTTACCTTGCCCGTCTCCTTCGCTTTGATGGTTAAGAGAGATGTTTTTGACATACGTCGAATTGCAACCCATCCACATGCAGAAGCTCAGTGCCGAACATACATAGCAACTAATTATCCGGAAGCTGAATTAATAGCTACAGCCTCAACAGCGGCAGCGGCCGAAGCAATTGGACGTGGAGAGTTTGATGCGGCAATTGCTGCCCCAGTAGCCGCTGCGCACTATGGTCTGCGCGTAATCGCCGACAATATTGGTGACAATTTAGGGGCAGTTACTCGCTTCGTTCTTGTTTCAAAGCCAGGCGTGACTCCAAAAGCAACTGGCTTAGATCGCACATCACTGGCGGTATTTATCGGAATAGACCACGCCGGGGCGCTTCTAGATATCTTGACTGAATTTGCTAAACGGAATGTTAATCTAACTTTTATTCAAAGCCGGCCTACAGGTTTAGAGCTGGGACATTACCATTTCATTATCGATGCAGAGGGCCATATTGCAGACACTGCTGTAAAAGAGACGGTTGAAGCTTTGCGTGCGATATGTGAAGACATCCGCTTCCTTGGCTCTTACCCACGAGAAAAGGCTGGAAAATGATTGACCTCAAATTCTTGCGTGAGAATCCTGAAGTAGTACGAGCATCTCAACGAGGTCGTTTTGAGGATGAGAGCATTGTAGACAAAGCTTTGGCCAGTGATGAAAATCGTCGGAAAGCAATAAATGAGTTTGAAGCACTTCGTGCCGA
This window contains:
- the pheA gene encoding prephenate dehydratase; its protein translation is MSTYAYLGPKGTFTEAALKKITSSNDSLIPYANVTAALDAVRVGKAHFALVPIENSVEGVVARTLDELATGTPLTIVGEVTLPVSFALMVKRDVFDIRRIATHPHAEAQCRTYIATNYPEAELIATASTAAAAEAIGRGEFDAAIAAPVAAAHYGLRVIADNIGDNLGAVTRFVLVSKPGVTPKATGLDRTSLAVFIGIDHAGALLDILTEFAKRNVNLTFIQSRPTGLELGHYHFIIDAEGHIADTAVKETVEALRAICEDIRFLGSYPREKAGK